From a region of the Neobacillus niacini genome:
- a CDS encoding M14 family zinc carboxypeptidase yields MKKFSKAVIPAAMALTMALSTTALAGPQSNPNGPYIEGEQNISLSSYMSNEELTKTLQKLEASSKGKMKLEVVGYSNHTLDGYKTEADKGDPLYVVKFGDADPNKKRILITTQIHGNEQIGTEAAIDIIQKLSSGGQEIDEILDKVSIWIMPRINPEGSDNTFEGKWYPTRYTHQTWLPENIALPSGTVAPWYYNADGSERGQANEGRVVYGIPGYDQNRDYNPNLDFRVEKEDKNKVSAFLNSKATNNSNYGGFYVTAEARTVTKVFQEFKPDVFVDVHHRGFNTLSDEDNRSVPVQVAAVVADPYTDPFSGKQYEVDEEVLKLGKQVNALANLALQRGNSHYGAVQKYPDVNLPGTALGAFALNDAAIMLIEIKGQSQTLGQKQAGMLKETVKVPLFEVFKGLADGSIHDVDTAIYDAIPESTNRIEDPSTRD; encoded by the coding sequence ATGAAAAAGTTTTCAAAGGCTGTTATTCCAGCCGCCATGGCATTAACCATGGCACTTTCAACCACCGCCTTGGCTGGACCTCAATCAAATCCAAACGGACCCTATATTGAGGGAGAACAAAATATCTCTTTATCAAGCTACATGTCCAATGAGGAACTAACCAAAACGCTGCAGAAACTAGAGGCCTCTTCTAAAGGGAAAATGAAGTTAGAAGTTGTCGGATATTCTAACCATACATTAGATGGTTATAAAACCGAAGCAGATAAAGGAGATCCTCTGTATGTTGTTAAATTCGGTGATGCGGATCCAAACAAAAAAAGGATCTTAATTACAACACAAATCCATGGAAACGAACAAATTGGAACAGAAGCTGCCATTGATATTATTCAAAAGCTATCAAGCGGCGGACAGGAAATTGATGAAATACTAGATAAAGTTTCTATTTGGATTATGCCTAGAATTAATCCAGAAGGATCAGATAATACATTTGAAGGAAAATGGTACCCTACTCGTTATACACACCAGACCTGGCTTCCAGAAAATATAGCCCTGCCTTCAGGTACTGTAGCGCCTTGGTACTATAATGCAGATGGTAGTGAAAGAGGTCAAGCAAATGAAGGCCGTGTGGTGTATGGTATCCCTGGTTACGACCAGAACAGAGACTACAATCCGAATTTGGATTTTAGGGTAGAAAAAGAAGACAAAAATAAAGTTTCAGCATTTTTAAATAGCAAAGCAACAAATAACAGCAATTATGGTGGTTTCTATGTAACAGCCGAAGCACGTACGGTGACAAAGGTTTTCCAAGAATTTAAACCGGATGTTTTTGTTGATGTACACCACCGTGGATTTAATACACTTTCTGATGAGGATAACAGATCCGTTCCAGTCCAAGTGGCGGCAGTTGTAGCCGATCCATACACCGATCCTTTCTCAGGTAAACAATATGAAGTGGACGAAGAGGTATTAAAGCTTGGCAAACAGGTTAATGCACTAGCCAATCTTGCTCTTCAAAGAGGAAACTCACATTATGGCGCAGTGCAAAAATATCCTGATGTTAACCTTCCAGGGACAGCACTTGGAGCGTTTGCTTTAAATGATGCAGCCATCATGCTGATTGAAATTAAAGGACAAAGCCAGACACTCGGGCAAAAACAGGCTGGCATGCTGAAGGAAACAGTAAAAGTTCCATTATTTGAGGTATTCAAAGGGCTTGCGGACGGATCCATTCATGATGTGGATACGGCAATTTATGATGCGATTCCAGAATCAACGAACAGAATTGAAGACCCTTCAACTAGGGATTAA
- a CDS encoding heavy-metal-associated domain-containing protein: protein MTLFIKEATSMLPIQTLETVLMQMDGVERALVDTEDGEVKISYNENQVAQEKIINRIQEHGLHLLE, encoded by the coding sequence ATGACTCTTTTTATTAAAGAAGCAACAAGTATGCTACCCATTCAAACATTAGAAACCGTCCTTATGCAAATGGATGGAGTCGAAAGAGCCTTGGTTGATACAGAGGATGGTGAGGTGAAAATATCTTACAATGAAAATCAGGTTGCTCAGGAGAAAATTATCAATAGGATTCAAGAGCATGGATTACACCTACTAGAATAG
- a CDS encoding glycoside hydrolase family 1 protein, whose amino-acid sequence MNSKQKVFPEGFLWGGATAANQIEGGFKEGNKGLNIADVLPGGKERLNILMSAGFNFEINHEKYTYPNHEAIDFYHRYKEDIALFAEMGFKVFRMSIAWTRIFPNGDEPEPNEKGLAFYDEVFDELLKHGIEPVVTISHYEMPLHLVKEYGGWRNRQVVSFFEKYANVILKRYKDKVKYWMTFNEINGALKMPIMSMGFSPQNEESRYQETFQAFHHQFVASGIAVKACKQINPGAKIGCMILFAPVYSYDCNPENVLYALKEEELFNYFCADVHVRGEYPAFIKRFFKEKNIELEIHDGDLDVIKEGTVDYIGLSYYMSRTDKKEKSDEEKAQGNIVGGVKNPFLKASDWGWEIDPVGLRISLNKLYGRYQVPLFVVENGFGAYDQMEEDGSINDDYRIDYLREHVRAIGEAIEDGVELMGYTAWGCIDLVSMSTGEMSKRYGFIYVDKNDDGSGTMERKRKESFHWYKKVIESNGEVL is encoded by the coding sequence TTGAATTCTAAACAAAAGGTATTTCCTGAAGGTTTCTTATGGGGTGGTGCAACCGCAGCAAACCAGATAGAAGGTGGATTTAAAGAAGGGAATAAGGGATTAAATATTGCCGATGTTCTACCGGGAGGAAAAGAGCGCCTTAACATTTTAATGTCTGCTGGTTTTAACTTTGAAATCAATCACGAGAAATACACGTATCCAAATCATGAAGCTATAGATTTTTATCATCGTTACAAAGAAGATATCGCCCTATTTGCCGAAATGGGTTTTAAAGTGTTTCGGATGTCCATAGCTTGGACAAGAATTTTTCCGAATGGTGATGAGCCCGAACCAAATGAGAAGGGCTTGGCATTTTACGACGAGGTTTTTGATGAATTATTGAAGCATGGGATTGAACCTGTAGTTACCATTTCTCACTATGAAATGCCGCTGCACTTAGTAAAAGAATATGGGGGCTGGAGAAATCGACAGGTTGTTTCTTTCTTTGAAAAATATGCAAATGTCATTCTTAAACGTTATAAAGATAAAGTAAAATATTGGATGACCTTCAATGAAATTAATGGTGCCTTGAAGATGCCAATTATGAGTATGGGCTTTTCTCCTCAGAATGAAGAAAGTCGTTACCAGGAGACATTCCAGGCCTTTCATCATCAATTTGTTGCTAGTGGGATAGCTGTAAAAGCCTGTAAGCAAATCAATCCTGGTGCAAAAATTGGCTGCATGATTCTTTTTGCACCTGTATATTCTTATGATTGCAATCCGGAAAACGTTTTATATGCCTTAAAAGAAGAGGAATTGTTTAACTATTTCTGTGCTGATGTCCATGTGCGAGGTGAATATCCAGCTTTCATTAAGCGCTTCTTTAAAGAGAAAAATATCGAACTAGAAATTCATGATGGTGATTTGGATGTAATAAAAGAAGGAACAGTTGATTATATTGGATTGAGTTATTATATGTCCCGTACAGATAAAAAGGAAAAGTCTGACGAGGAAAAGGCACAAGGAAATATAGTTGGCGGAGTGAAAAACCCATTCCTTAAGGCTAGTGACTGGGGCTGGGAGATTGATCCTGTTGGTTTGCGGATCAGCTTAAACAAGCTTTATGGAAGATATCAGGTACCGCTATTTGTCGTTGAAAATGGCTTTGGGGCGTATGATCAAATGGAGGAGGACGGCTCCATCAATGATGACTACCGAATTGATTACCTCCGTGAACATGTGCGGGCAATAGGGGAGGCAATCGAAGATGGTGTGGAACTCATGGGTTATACTGCATGGGGTTGTATAGACTTAGTGAGTATGTCTACTGGTGAAATGTCCAAGCGCTATGGATTTATTTACGTCGACAAGAACGATGATGGCAGTGGTACAATGGAAAGAAAACGAAAAGAATCATTCCATTGGTATAAAAAAGTGATTGAAAGTAATGGAGAGGTTCTATAA
- a CDS encoding multidrug resistance efflux transporter family protein: MKSIVIGICAAFFFAFTFVLNASMELSGGSWIWSASLRYIFMVPFLMGIVIMRKNLRPLLKEMRENPGKWLLWSFVGFGLFYAPLCFASAYSPGWLIAGTWQITIISGALLAPLFYETIHTKNGPLQIRGKIPFRGLIMSMIILLGIVLMQMEHAKQLSFENVLLGVVPILIASFAYPLGNRKMMDVCEGRLDAYQRVLGMTLASLPFWLLLSFYGLFTVGLPSGGQSFQSLLVALSSGIIATVLFFMATDMVRGNMQKLAAVEATQSMEVVFALVGELLFLSIPLPTPLSWVGIFIVISGMILHSYVSNKKVESYSNQSVNLN, encoded by the coding sequence GTGAAATCAATCGTAATAGGGATTTGTGCAGCCTTCTTTTTTGCTTTTACATTTGTTCTTAACGCTTCCATGGAGTTGTCGGGAGGCAGTTGGATTTGGAGTGCCTCGCTGCGGTATATCTTCATGGTCCCATTTCTAATGGGTATTGTCATCATGAGGAAAAACCTGCGGCCACTATTAAAAGAAATGAGAGAAAATCCTGGAAAATGGCTGCTCTGGAGCTTTGTTGGTTTCGGGTTATTTTATGCCCCATTATGTTTTGCCTCTGCATACTCACCGGGCTGGCTGATCGCGGGAACATGGCAAATTACGATTATTTCGGGCGCACTGCTGGCTCCGTTATTTTATGAGACGATCCATACAAAGAATGGGCCATTACAGATAAGAGGGAAAATACCATTTAGAGGTCTAATTATGTCAATGATTATTCTGCTAGGTATAGTCCTCATGCAAATGGAACACGCAAAGCAACTTTCTTTTGAGAATGTATTATTAGGAGTTGTCCCAATACTTATTGCATCATTTGCCTATCCTTTAGGAAATCGCAAAATGATGGACGTCTGTGAAGGGCGTTTAGATGCTTATCAAAGGGTGTTAGGGATGACTTTAGCAAGTCTTCCATTCTGGTTATTACTATCTTTCTATGGCTTATTTACCGTTGGATTACCAAGTGGTGGGCAAAGTTTTCAATCCTTATTGGTGGCACTTTCTTCAGGTATCATTGCTACTGTCTTATTTTTTATGGCTACTGATATGGTGAGAGGAAATATGCAAAAGTTAGCTGCTGTTGAAGCAACGCAATCCATGGAAGTGGTCTTTGCCTTAGTTGGAGAACTATTATTTCTATCCATACCGCTTCCTACCCCATTATCATGGGTTGGTATTTTTATCGTAATTTCTGGAATGATTTTGCATAGCTATGTTTCAAATAAGAAAGTGGAAAGTTATTCAAATCAGTCAGTAAATTTAAACTAA
- a CDS encoding Fur-regulated basic protein FbpA, which yields MRNNDEKKRQKLINKLIFLNVYTKEDQQLYKLPLSKLQFEFRRYKLQNHPHGEFGSIQWV from the coding sequence ATGAGAAATAATGATGAAAAAAAACGCCAAAAACTTATCAATAAATTAATTTTTTTAAACGTATATACCAAAGAAGATCAACAGCTTTATAAGTTGCCACTATCAAAATTACAATTCGAGTTTAGAAGATATAAATTACAAAACCATCCTCATGGTGAGTTTGGGTCTATCCAGTGGGTATAA
- a CDS encoding acetyl-CoA C-acetyltransferase, whose amino-acid sequence MTKNEIVIVSAVRTPIGSFLGSLQNVSVKELGATVIKEAILRAGITHDSVDQVIMGNVLQAGSGQNPARQASLAAGVPQETPAITINMVCGSGLRAVHLATQAILSGEAEIVVAGGMENMSQAPYLVKGGRNGFKMGDQKLLDSMIQDGLWCAENNYHMGITAENLAEKYEITRNEQDEFAVWSQQKAQAAIESHRFMDEIVPVEVPGRKGQVTLFSQDEFPRFGTTTDSLGKLRPSFNKNGTVTAGNASGINDGAAAFVVMSRKKAEELHLTPMVVIKANAIAGVDPSIMGIGPVPAVKKALQTASLSLEDIDLIEANEAFASQSIAVDRELHFNKEKLNVNGGAIALGHPIGASGARILVTLIHEMKKRENRFGLATLCVGGGQGVATIIENA is encoded by the coding sequence ATGACTAAGAACGAAATTGTAATTGTAAGTGCTGTTAGGACACCAATTGGAAGTTTTCTAGGAAGTCTACAAAATGTTTCCGTAAAGGAGCTTGGGGCGACAGTAATAAAAGAGGCCATTCTAAGGGCTGGCATAACACATGATAGTGTTGATCAAGTTATTATGGGAAATGTTTTACAAGCAGGATCTGGCCAAAATCCAGCTAGACAAGCTTCACTTGCTGCCGGTGTACCCCAAGAAACACCAGCGATCACAATTAACATGGTCTGTGGATCGGGCTTGAGAGCCGTCCATTTGGCAACACAGGCAATTCTTTCGGGAGAGGCTGAGATTGTCGTTGCGGGTGGAATGGAAAATATGAGTCAAGCACCATATTTAGTAAAAGGCGGGCGGAATGGGTTTAAGATGGGAGATCAAAAATTACTGGACAGCATGATCCAGGACGGATTGTGGTGTGCAGAGAATAACTATCATATGGGAATCACAGCCGAAAACCTTGCGGAAAAATATGAAATTACCCGGAACGAGCAAGATGAGTTTGCAGTATGGAGTCAACAAAAGGCTCAAGCAGCAATTGAATCGCACCGATTTATGGATGAAATTGTCCCTGTTGAAGTACCTGGTCGAAAAGGACAAGTAACACTATTCAGTCAGGATGAGTTCCCTAGATTTGGAACGACTACAGATAGTCTCGGAAAACTTCGTCCTTCATTTAATAAGAATGGGACTGTTACCGCTGGAAATGCTTCAGGAATTAACGATGGTGCTGCGGCTTTTGTTGTGATGAGCCGTAAGAAGGCAGAGGAATTGCACCTTACACCTATGGTAGTGATTAAAGCAAATGCTATAGCTGGTGTGGACCCAAGTATTATGGGAATTGGTCCTGTCCCAGCAGTAAAAAAAGCTTTACAAACCGCTTCTTTATCCTTAGAAGACATTGATTTAATTGAAGCAAATGAAGCTTTTGCTTCCCAATCGATCGCAGTAGACAGAGAACTGCATTTTAATAAAGAAAAGTTAAATGTAAATGGCGGGGCAATTGCATTAGGTCACCCGATCGGTGCAAGCGGCGCAAGGATTTTAGTGACATTAATTCATGAAATGAAAAAAAGAGAAAACCGCTTTGGTTTAGCGACGTTATGTGTCGGCGGAGGTCAAGGTGTAGCTACCATTATTGAAAATGCTTAA
- a CDS encoding tetratricopeptide repeat protein, producing the protein MKVGESEFNVNRMLDINGGLFNKENDLKDNPQFLFNEYKRFFRAERFLESLEFFTQSLGKGFPRAEFEMGYHCYYGSEQLRISKNYIKAFNYFSAAAAQGHADALYYQGFMYLKGIGVAMDINQALLSLSSAANQNENKSLDTIGRIYHFGYCDISPDHKKAESYYRIAVNQGYPPSMFHLALLFENQHRFEEAYELMIQSANKGYMEAINYTISTYK; encoded by the coding sequence TTGAAAGTTGGTGAATCAGAATTTAATGTAAATAGAATGCTAGATATAAATGGTGGTCTTTTTAATAAGGAAAATGATTTGAAAGATAATCCTCAGTTTCTGTTTAATGAATATAAAAGGTTCTTTAGAGCTGAACGCTTTTTGGAATCATTAGAGTTTTTTACTCAATCTCTAGGAAAAGGATTTCCTAGAGCGGAGTTCGAAATGGGATACCACTGCTATTATGGGAGTGAACAGTTAAGAATCTCCAAGAACTACATTAAAGCTTTCAATTACTTTTCTGCTGCTGCAGCACAGGGACATGCGGATGCTCTCTATTACCAAGGGTTTATGTATCTTAAGGGTATTGGGGTTGCTATGGATATAAATCAAGCTCTTCTCTCCCTTAGTAGTGCTGCAAATCAAAATGAAAACAAATCATTAGATACAATAGGTCGGATTTATCACTTCGGATACTGTGATATTTCACCAGATCATAAAAAAGCCGAAAGCTACTATAGAATTGCAGTCAACCAGGGTTATCCCCCTTCCATGTTCCATCTTGCCTTATTATTTGAAAATCAACACAGGTTTGAAGAGGCTTATGAATTAATGATCCAATCGGCGAATAAAGGGTATATGGAAGCAATTAATTATACTATTAGTACATACAAGTAA
- a CDS encoding SDR family oxidoreductase yields the protein MNNEQYPSKLPAQEQNQQPGMEKDMRPLPESENPNYKGSNKLQGKNAIITGGDSGIGRSVAIAFAKEGANVSIIYLNESNDAEETKQLVEEHGGKCLLIAGDIGDESFCKKAVEQTIDELGGLDILVNNAAEQHPQESIMDIDSEQLEKTFKTNVFSMFHLTKSALPHLKEGSAIINTTSITAYKGHPKLLDYSSTKGAITSFTRSLSLQLVEKGIRVNGIAPGPIWTPLIPSTFTAEEVSEHGQDTPMKRPGQPEEVAPAFVYLASHSDSSYVSGQILHINGGQVVNG from the coding sequence ATGAACAATGAACAGTACCCAAGCAAATTACCTGCACAAGAACAAAACCAGCAGCCAGGAATGGAGAAGGATATGAGGCCACTTCCAGAAAGCGAAAATCCGAACTACAAAGGAAGTAACAAGCTGCAAGGAAAGAATGCAATAATTACCGGAGGAGATAGTGGAATTGGACGTTCAGTAGCAATCGCTTTTGCGAAGGAAGGAGCAAATGTTTCGATTATTTATTTAAATGAAAGCAATGATGCTGAAGAAACGAAACAGCTGGTTGAGGAGCATGGTGGCAAATGCCTATTAATCGCTGGAGATATCGGTGATGAATCTTTCTGTAAAAAAGCTGTAGAGCAAACAATAGATGAGCTCGGCGGCCTTGATATCCTTGTGAACAATGCCGCTGAACAGCATCCCCAGGAAAGTATAATGGATATAGATTCAGAACAACTGGAAAAAACATTCAAAACAAACGTTTTTTCAATGTTCCATTTAACAAAATCCGCGCTGCCTCACCTTAAGGAAGGAAGTGCCATTATTAATACAACATCCATTACTGCCTATAAAGGGCATCCAAAGTTGCTTGATTATTCTTCTACAAAAGGTGCCATTACATCCTTTACAAGGTCTCTTTCCCTTCAGCTGGTCGAGAAAGGAATCAGGGTAAATGGAATCGCCCCAGGCCCCATTTGGACACCTCTTATTCCTTCTACTTTTACTGCGGAAGAAGTAAGTGAACATGGTCAGGATACACCGATGAAGCGACCAGGACAGCCGGAGGAGGTTGCTCCCGCATTTGTCTATCTCGCATCACATTCAGATTCATCCTATGTTTCTGGACAAATTCTGCATATTAATGGTGGACAAGTCGTTAATGGGTAG
- a CDS encoding serine hydrolase domain-containing protein, whose protein sequence is MYRIYSNTKVVTCVAALILYERGLFLLNDPLEEYLPEFKEPKVYHRNKNGELSILPSSKSIRVKDLFMMTSGLTYGGDGNETERQVKLALNNFNNDKGSVNLDVRALSQMLSEIPLAFEPGTQWQYGYSHDILGALIEVLSGKSFGQFLKDEIFDPLEMKDTFFKIPEEKKERLCSLYNRSENGELTKNSLMDENYQLGAKFESGGGGLLSTLGDYSRFAHMLANGGELNGVNILGRKTIELMSTNHLQPDVLPYYNWDYLKGYGYGLGVRVMMDPPLAGSNSSIGEFGWCGLAGTWVLIDPKEKLSAVYMQQMLPNFEAYHHPRLRSVIYSSL, encoded by the coding sequence ATTTATAGAATTTATTCAAACACCAAAGTGGTAACGTGTGTTGCTGCCCTTATTTTATATGAACGGGGATTGTTTTTGCTAAATGACCCTCTTGAAGAGTATCTTCCGGAATTCAAAGAACCAAAAGTTTACCATAGAAATAAAAACGGAGAGTTGTCGATTTTACCTTCTTCAAAATCAATCAGGGTCAAAGATCTCTTCATGATGACCTCCGGATTAACCTATGGAGGGGACGGAAATGAAACGGAACGTCAGGTTAAACTGGCGCTCAATAACTTTAATAACGATAAGGGTTCTGTGAATTTAGATGTAAGAGCACTCTCTCAAATGCTCAGCGAGATTCCACTTGCCTTTGAACCAGGGACACAATGGCAATATGGCTACAGTCATGACATCTTGGGAGCACTGATTGAAGTCCTGTCAGGTAAATCCTTTGGCCAATTTTTAAAAGATGAAATTTTTGATCCTTTAGAAATGAAGGATACATTTTTCAAGATTCCCGAGGAGAAAAAAGAGCGTCTTTGCAGCCTTTACAATCGTAGTGAAAACGGGGAGTTAACCAAAAATTCATTAATGGATGAGAATTATCAGCTTGGAGCCAAGTTTGAAAGTGGAGGCGGAGGGCTGCTGTCTACGTTGGGCGACTATAGTCGATTTGCCCACATGTTGGCAAACGGCGGAGAGCTTAATGGTGTCAATATTTTAGGAAGAAAGACGATTGAACTAATGTCCACCAATCATCTTCAGCCGGACGTGCTGCCGTACTATAACTGGGACTATCTGAAGGGCTATGGCTATGGATTGGGTGTAAGAGTCATGATGGATCCGCCTTTAGCTGGCAGTAACAGTTCAATTGGAGAATTCGGTTGGTGTGGTTTAGCGGGCACGTGGGTATTAATCGACCCAAAAGAAAAGCTTTCCGCTGTGTATATGCAGCAAATGCTGCCTAACTTTGAGGCTTACCATC